The genomic interval AAAAATGAATTTACCGTCATTTTTGCAATCCATAGCACAGTTGCAATGGTACCTAATGGAACTGATATTGCCATAGCTGTGCTGACATCTAAATTTGATATGAGCGCTAAACCAGTCCCTACATAACCAGCAAAAGAAGGATCCCCCATTTGTGCCCCTCCGGCTGAGATAAAACCAAGATAAATAACATTAATCCCAGCACCAATCAATGCACCTTCTAATGGGTTTCCAAGAATAATACCAGTAATAAAGCCTGCTAACAAGGGTCTATTTAATGTAAAAAAACCAACATATGTACACCATGGACTCCATGAAAGATAGTAGAAAAATCCAATTAAAGCAGCTTGGAATAAGGTCACTTCCATTTGCATTGTAACTCCCCCTTAAAATTTATATGAGCGTTTTAATATCGATGGGTGATGAATCCGGTACAATCTGTACATAAACTTGAACTCCAATATCTAATAATCTTTTAAAACAAGCTTTCTCATCTTCAGAAATCGATATATTACGATACAACTGCTTGCGCCCTTGAATTGCACCAATCCCCCCCAAATTTAACCGTTTAATTTCGACACCATTTTCAATTAACGTTTCTACCGTTTTTGGGGTTTTTACCAGAATGATTACACGTTCCCCATGATCTTCTTCCTTTAAAATATTACTTGCATCAGCAATCGTGTGAATTCCAATTTTAAATGCATTTGGCGCTGCCATTTTTAATATTTTTACCATGAAATCATCTTGCGCTACTTCATCATCCACAACAATGATTCTATTCGCCTTTGTAATTTTCGACCAAGCTGTAACAACTTGACCATGAATTAATCGATCATCAATTCTTGCTAATACGATATTTAACATTCAAAACACTCCGTTACCTTAATTTTTATGATTCAAAGTCACATGCGTTCTATTTCCGTGAACAACTCTTTAATTGCCTCAGCGCCAACTTCCATACAGTGCTCTGTTAACTGATCCAATCCATAGGTCCCACGCATCGTCAAGGCTTCCAACAACATAGGAAAACTTACCCCTGAAATGCACCTGAATTTGTTTTTGATTTGTGCACTTGCTATAGCCATCACATTATACGGACTAGCCCCAAACAGATCAACAAATACAAGAACACCATCTCCTGCATCTATTTCCTCAATTTCCTGTTGTACTTTCCGACCAAAGGCTGTAATATCATCACCACGGTTGAGACCAATCGACAAACAATTTTTCAACTCGCCGACAATCAAAGAAGCACTCTTTAACATACCTGTACCAAAATCTTCATGCGTTAATACTAAGATACTAATCATGTGTTCACCTCCTTTTGGTTCTTGTATTTATTTACGCTATAGAATATTGCAAAAGTTATGCCAATACACGTTTCAATGTGTATCACAATACGTAAAGTCCGTCCAACATCAACTACCGCTATATCTCTTTTAAAATTTATTTCAAGTTTATTATTTTTTAATAAAAATAAGCTATATATGATCCGTATACCTAATGCGTATTGCGATGCGTATCACATCCGTATCAAGATCCGTATCGCAATAAAAAAAATGTCGCATTGTTCATGCGACACCCAGACTGTAGACAAATCATATATTTATGTTGATAACTTAGAAAAAACCGAAATTCGTTCCACTTATAAACTAGTACGAAGATAGGTTGCCGGTTGGTGAGAAGTACTCAGATGCTAGGCGCAGCAAGGGGTTGTGAAGGAGTCGTACTTCTGTACGTCGACGAGCAGCACCTTGCTGTAACAACGCAGATGAGTGCTTATCGCCAGCCCGCAACCTATCTGTCCATAGTTTGTCTACACACTGAATGTCGCATTGTTCATGCGACACCTTTTTATTGCGATCATTATTTTTTCGTACCATTTAAATTGAAATGTAGTAACAGCATTTCTACAATATAAGCAAGTTCAGTATCCGGTATAGAAACACCAAATACTTCTTCTGCTAAGGTAAAACGTTCTCTAACGATTTGAAACAATTCACTTTTTTCCTGCTTGATTAAATCAAAATTATTGTATGGAAGCGGTTCTTTTCGAATAACACGTTCTAACATGCAAGCACAGTGAAAAAAGAATTTTAAGCTGATGGTATCGTCTATTTCTTGATGATACGTTTTCATAATATCATGAAAGATTTCTTCTAATATCTTGCAAGCCTTTTGAACATTTAAAAACACAAGAATATTTTCCATCATTGCGACCACACGGCTTGAAAAAGGTTTTATAGACAGCTGAAGCTCATGATCACTAAATTTTATGGCTGAACGATCTTCTTCTACCTTAACACGTTCACCAATAAATGTACTCATTGTAATAACACTCTCTTCAACCTTATCCAATGTCATATTCGGCATCATAGCCTTTCTTGCTGCTTCTATTACCATCGGGGTACTCACCATACGAATCATACGCGTTGCAATGCCTGTTCGTTTTGTAATAATTTCAGGAAAAGTCGTCAATGATCCCATATCTACCAGAAATAAAACACCATTTCCTTGGTCAATCTGCTGCACAAGTTCAATCGCCGATTGCAGTATATCTTCAACTTTCGCTTCCATAGGCATATCTAGTGCATAAATGCAATCATACCCTAATAACGTTTTAGCAACTTCCACCATATTACTTGCAGTAGAATTTCCATGTGCCATAACAAGTACTTGCACCATTCCACACTCTTTGACCTGCATGGAATGAAGAAATACTGCAATGAACGCCGTTTCATCATCCGGAATTTGCATGTTTAATACTTTTTCAATTCTTGATTTAATTTTTTTTGCAACAGCATATTCCTCAGGATATTTGTTACTCAACTTAACGATATCCGGATAGATTGTAATATTTCCTTGCCTAATACGTTCAACTAAAGTTTCCATATGCAATGCTAAACCATAAATAACCTTTGTATCAACGCTATGTCCAAATAAGTGCAGAGCACAGCCAAATTCCTCTTCTATAATATTCACAATATCAGGCGTAGCGAGCTTAGATAGTATTTCTTGATCTATTTTTACATTATGAATCCTTGCTTTTGTCATTGTTTGATGCATACGCGTTTGTATCTTAGAATTGATATTTTCTTTTATTTCCGCAATTGAACGACCTTCGCTATACAATTTTTGGGCATTTTCTAAAATAAATTCATAAAAATCTTCACCAATTTGATATTCATCAAACAGTAATATATCGTTTAAATTTTCCTTTAAGCTAGTTTCATTTCCACTAAAGGTAATTGTCCCATAATCATTTAAATTAAAATTCTGCATGATTTCTTTGCGTTTTTCATCCATTGCGAAAAAGCCTTCTCTAAGTTGTTCGGTCAGTTGAGATAATTTAATCTGTATTTCACCTTTTTTTGCTGTAACATATTCAATAAAAGCATTCGCACAAAGCAATTGAATATCATTACGCAATTGTCCGATATTTCCTTGACATTTATAAATTAATAAAACTTTTAATACTTCTTTTGATACTGTCAAAGGAACTTTTATTTTCATAGATTCTTCACGAAAAAATTGACAAATTAACAGCATTCTTATTTTTAAGGGGCGATCATTTACCCCTGGAAGATTAATAATAAGCGGGATGCGTCGTAAAAAAGTGCTCAATACAGCTGCTTGCGGAGTTTCCGTCGTAGCTGCAATAATCAATACATTTGCTGAGCGAACACTCTCCGTTTCACCTAATCTTCGATATGACCCACGGTCAATTAAGGAAAATAACATTTCTTGGCCTTCCGGTGGCAATCGATGAATCTCATCTAAAAATAAAATTCCACCATTGGCCTGATCAACCAGTCCCTTTTTTTCTCGATCCGCACCAGTATAAGCACCTCTTACATGTCCGAACAAGTGTGAAAGCAACAGCTGCTTATTTTCCGCATAATCTGCGCAATTAAAAATAATGTATGGTGCATGCACTGGCAGCTTACCAATCTGCACAGCATAACGGTACATAACACCGGCAAATGTTGTTTTTCCACTTCCGGTAGGCCCAATGAGCAAGGTATGTAAACCATGTGGTGGATATAGGATTGCCGCCTTTGCTTGCTTTATTTGTACTTGTAAATCATCATGCGCTCCAATAAGATTTTCAAAAACACCAGAATCAAAATTTTTATTTTGATTCTGGTGCTTATTTGCATCTTCTATCCCACTACGAATCAAGCGATTCGAGATAACACTAATCTTCGGCTCTTCGCTCAACCCTTCTGGCATAATTGAAGTTTTTAGATCAGAAAAACTTTTATATATTACAGATTCTAAACGACAATGATACGTTGTTTCTAATACTGAAACCGCCAGATAAAATACTGGTTTTCCTGTTATTTTGATCGCTTGTCTCTCTTTAACTAATATATTTAATTCTTTGCTTACATTATTTCGAATCAAGCAGAGAGATTTGGCGATATTGTTTGCTGAAAATCCAATTGTTCTTTCCGCTGTAGGAATTTGCTTTACCAAAGATTCCGTTGCTTGGAACAAAAATTTAAAAACTTTATCTTTCCTAGTTTCCGTATTTGTTGAAGTTTCACTATCATATCGCAATGTCATTATGCCTCTCCCTCTTATATAAAAATTACTCAATGATGCACTATTTACGATAGAAAATATCGAACTCCTGCACAATCAGACAAAATATCCAAAAGCTGTGAATAACATTTGATCCATTTTAGATGTCCTTTCTTTTTAGGCGCAAAAAAGACAGCTCGAAAATTCAAACTGTCTGGATTGGTAATATTATGCTAAAATAAAGATCGGACTAGCTGTAAACTAGTCCGATAAATCGAATACAGGAGGTGATACCTTGAAGTTTCGTTTCACACTTGACATCGAAGGAACGGTACTTATTAAGGTAATGGCACTT from Massilibacillus massiliensis carries:
- a CDS encoding PTS system mannose/fructose/N-acetylgalactosamine-transporter subunit IIB, producing MLNIVLARIDDRLIHGQVVTAWSKITKANRIIVVDDEVAQDDFMVKILKMAAPNAFKIGIHTIADASNILKEEDHGERVIILVKTPKTVETLIENGVEIKRLNLGGIGAIQGRKQLYRNISISEDEKACFKRLLDIGVQVYVQIVPDSSPIDIKTLI
- a CDS encoding PTS sugar transporter subunit IIA; the protein is MISILVLTHEDFGTGMLKSASLIVGELKNCLSIGLNRGDDITAFGRKVQQEIEEIDAGDGVLVFVDLFGASPYNVMAIASAQIKNKFRCISGVSFPMLLEALTMRGTYGLDQLTEHCMEVGAEAIKELFTEIERM
- a CDS encoding sigma-54-dependent transcriptional regulator; this encodes MTLRYDSETSTNTETRKDKVFKFLFQATESLVKQIPTAERTIGFSANNIAKSLCLIRNNVSKELNILVKERQAIKITGKPVFYLAVSVLETTYHCRLESVIYKSFSDLKTSIMPEGLSEEPKISVISNRLIRSGIEDANKHQNQNKNFDSGVFENLIGAHDDLQVQIKQAKAAILYPPHGLHTLLIGPTGSGKTTFAGVMYRYAVQIGKLPVHAPYIIFNCADYAENKQLLLSHLFGHVRGAYTGADREKKGLVDQANGGILFLDEIHRLPPEGQEMLFSLIDRGSYRRLGETESVRSANVLIIAATTETPQAAVLSTFLRRIPLIINLPGVNDRPLKIRMLLICQFFREESMKIKVPLTVSKEVLKVLLIYKCQGNIGQLRNDIQLLCANAFIEYVTAKKGEIQIKLSQLTEQLREGFFAMDEKRKEIMQNFNLNDYGTITFSGNETSLKENLNDILLFDEYQIGEDFYEFILENAQKLYSEGRSIAEIKENINSKIQTRMHQTMTKARIHNVKIDQEILSKLATPDIVNIIEEEFGCALHLFGHSVDTKVIYGLALHMETLVERIRQGNITIYPDIVKLSNKYPEEYAVAKKIKSRIEKVLNMQIPDDETAFIAVFLHSMQVKECGMVQVLVMAHGNSTASNMVEVAKTLLGYDCIYALDMPMEAKVEDILQSAIELVQQIDQGNGVLFLVDMGSLTTFPEIITKRTGIATRMIRMVSTPMVIEAARKAMMPNMTLDKVEESVITMSTFIGERVKVEEDRSAIKFSDHELQLSIKPFSSRVVAMMENILVFLNVQKACKILEEIFHDIMKTYHQEIDDTISLKFFFHCACMLERVIRKEPLPYNNFDLIKQEKSELFQIVRERFTLAEEVFGVSIPDTELAYIVEMLLLHFNLNGTKK